A window of Chitinophaga sp. MM2321 contains these coding sequences:
- a CDS encoding transketolase: protein MPQLKDIATQVRRDIVRMVHGVQSGHPGGSLGCADFLTALYFKVLQHTPQPFDMDGRNQDLFFLSNGHISPVFYSALARSGYFPIQELSTFRKLDSRLQGHPTTHEHLPGIRIASGSLGQGMSVAIGAALSKKLNNDKNLVFSLHGDGELEEGQIWESVMFAPHHKVDNLIITVDLNGQQIDGTTDDVAGLGDVGAKFEAFGWLVMHMNGNDMDDVVATLEKAKSLTGQGKPIAIIMKTVMGQGVDFMEGHHEWHGIAPNDEQLAKALAQLPETLGDY, encoded by the coding sequence ATGCCACAGCTCAAAGATATTGCTACCCAGGTAAGAAGAGACATCGTAAGAATGGTACATGGCGTTCAAAGCGGCCACCCAGGAGGCTCTTTAGGTTGCGCAGACTTTCTTACTGCATTGTATTTCAAGGTTTTACAACATACGCCACAACCATTTGATATGGATGGACGTAACCAGGACCTCTTTTTCCTGTCAAACGGCCATATTTCCCCTGTATTCTATAGCGCACTGGCCCGTTCCGGGTACTTTCCTATACAGGAACTGAGCACTTTCCGCAAATTGGACTCCCGTCTTCAGGGACATCCTACCACCCACGAACATCTCCCGGGCATCCGTATTGCTTCTGGTTCCCTTGGACAAGGCATGAGCGTAGCTATTGGTGCTGCCCTCTCTAAAAAGCTCAACAACGATAAAAACCTCGTGTTCTCTCTACATGGCGACGGCGAATTGGAAGAAGGTCAGATCTGGGAATCTGTGATGTTTGCTCCCCATCATAAAGTAGACAACCTGATTATCACAGTGGACCTTAACGGTCAGCAGATCGATGGTACTACTGACGATGTAGCCGGACTGGGCGACGTAGGCGCTAAATTCGAAGCTTTCGGATGGCTCGTTATGCACATGAACGGTAATGATATGGATGACGTAGTTGCTACCCTGGAAAAAGCTAAAAGCCTTACCGGTCAGGGTAAACCTATTGCCATCATCATGAAAACAGTAATGGGACAGGGTGTTGACTTCATGGAAGGCCACCACGAATGGCATGGTATCGCTCCAAACGACGAGCAACTTGCCAAAGCACTGGCTCAACTGCCCGAAACACTTGGTGACTACTAG
- the rbfA gene encoding 30S ribosome-binding factor RbfA, with product MQETKRQKQIGQLVQEELSGVFQRMGFNVVDGGMISIAAVKMTPDLLEAKVYLSMFQIKSPTGMLERMKERMGEIKKALGLRVGKQLRRMPELSFFLDDTLDYVFKMEELFKKIKEDDANIKEGDNK from the coding sequence ATGCAGGAAACTAAAAGGCAAAAGCAAATAGGACAATTAGTACAGGAAGAGCTGAGCGGTGTATTTCAGCGGATGGGATTTAATGTGGTAGATGGAGGTATGATTTCCATAGCTGCTGTGAAAATGACGCCTGACCTGCTGGAGGCAAAGGTTTACCTGAGCATGTTTCAGATAAAGTCCCCTACCGGAATGCTGGAACGGATGAAAGAAAGAATGGGGGAAATAAAGAAAGCCCTGGGATTACGTGTAGGCAAGCAATTGCGCCGTATGCCCGAACTTAGTTTTTTCCTGGATGATACGCTCGACTACGTATTTAAAATGGAAGAATTGTTTAAAAAGATCAAAGAAGACGACGCGAATATTAAAGAAGGCGATAATAAATAG
- a CDS encoding ABC transporter ATP-binding protein codes for MKTFKRLLGYATPLHHYIPEYVIYTIIGIVFGMVNFAMLIPLLTVIFNQVEDIPKTLTHPSFSLTIGYFIDLFNYYFYNFIKASGTKQSALYFVCAVIGVCITIANLGRYMSTRVIVRLKMTMISRLRTGLYKKFTEQSLGFYSEKQKGDLLSTMTNDVQEIEGSVVNSIQILLRDPFIIIGYFAALFYISPKLTLFTIIFFPFSGVIISYISKKLKQKGWYSQELLGKILNVTEETLGGIRIIQSFTAGRFMQKKFGEVNHRFITVSKAMFNQRELASPVSEIMGVIVVIVLVIYGGTLVLNGSDLLTGATFMTYLVFYSQIMQPAKNISTAITTIQRGMVASERIFNILDSPVTITEKPDAKAITTFNSQIQYDHVSFKYEQQYVLKQIDLTIQKGQMIALVGRSGAGKSTMADVLPRFYDVNEGTIRIDGTDIRDVKLDDLRGLIGVVSQEAILFNDSVFSNIAFGYPEADRNAVIQAAKIANAHEFIEQLENGYDTFIGDRGLKLSGGQRQRLTIARAIFKNPPILILDEATSALDTESEKLVQGALDKLMQNRTTIVIAHRLSTIRHADEIIVMDQGEIKERGTHEQLLAQQGTYYKLVEMQEFK; via the coding sequence ATGAAGACTTTCAAGCGATTACTCGGGTATGCCACTCCTTTGCATCATTATATTCCGGAATATGTTATCTATACAATCATAGGTATCGTCTTTGGTATGGTCAATTTTGCCATGCTGATCCCATTGCTTACTGTCATTTTCAACCAGGTAGAGGATATCCCCAAAACGCTGACCCATCCTTCGTTTTCACTTACCATCGGCTACTTCATTGACCTGTTTAACTATTACTTTTATAATTTTATAAAAGCCAGTGGTACCAAGCAAAGCGCCCTGTATTTTGTATGTGCCGTGATCGGTGTATGTATTACCATTGCCAATCTCGGACGCTATATGAGTACCCGCGTGATTGTAAGGCTGAAGATGACCATGATCTCCAGGTTACGCACAGGGCTGTATAAAAAATTCACGGAACAGTCGCTAGGCTTCTACAGTGAAAAACAGAAAGGTGATCTTTTATCTACCATGACGAATGATGTACAGGAGATAGAAGGTTCTGTGGTAAATTCCATCCAGATTCTGCTGCGCGATCCTTTCATTATCATTGGCTACTTTGCAGCCCTGTTTTACATCTCCCCAAAACTTACCTTATTCACCATTATATTCTTTCCCTTCTCCGGCGTTATCATTTCCTATATCTCTAAAAAATTAAAACAGAAAGGATGGTATAGCCAGGAACTGCTGGGCAAGATCCTCAATGTAACGGAGGAAACCCTCGGTGGCATCCGCATCATACAGTCGTTTACCGCCGGGCGCTTTATGCAAAAGAAATTCGGTGAAGTGAATCATCGTTTTATAACCGTGAGTAAAGCCATGTTCAACCAGCGAGAGCTGGCATCTCCGGTGTCTGAAATTATGGGCGTGATTGTCGTAATTGTGCTGGTGATTTATGGTGGTACACTGGTGCTGAATGGCAGCGATCTGCTTACCGGCGCTACCTTCATGACCTACCTGGTATTCTATTCACAGATTATGCAGCCGGCTAAAAATATTTCTACTGCCATCACTACCATACAAAGGGGAATGGTGGCCAGCGAGCGGATCTTTAATATACTGGACAGCCCGGTGACCATCACCGAAAAGCCCGATGCCAAAGCCATTACCACTTTCAATAGTCAGATACAATATGACCATGTGTCTTTCAAATATGAACAGCAATATGTACTGAAGCAGATTGATCTTACCATACAGAAAGGACAGATGATTGCCCTGGTAGGCCGCAGCGGCGCCGGCAAATCTACCATGGCGGACGTATTACCGCGCTTTTATGATGTAAACGAAGGCACTATTCGTATAGACGGTACCGATATACGCGATGTGAAACTGGATGACCTGCGCGGCCTGATAGGCGTAGTGTCGCAGGAGGCTATTTTATTTAATGATTCTGTTTTCAGCAATATTGCATTCGGGTATCCCGAAGCAGACAGGAACGCTGTGATACAGGCGGCAAAAATTGCCAACGCACATGAATTTATTGAACAGCTGGAAAACGGATACGATACTTTCATCGGTGACCGTGGGCTGAAACTCAGCGGGGGCCAGCGTCAGCGTCTTACTATCGCGAGGGCCATCTTTAAAAATCCGCCTATCCTGATCCTCGATGAAGCTACCTCCGCATTGGACACCGAATCAGAAAAGCTGGTACAGGGAGCACTCGACAAACTCATGCAAAACCGCACTACTATTGTAATTGCACACCGCTTAAGCACCATCCGCCACGCAGATGAAATTATAGTGATGGACCAGGGAGAAATAAAAGAACGCGGTACCCACGAACAACTGCTGGCACAACAAGGCACCTATTATAAGCTGGTGGAAATGCAGGAATTTAAATAA
- a CDS encoding FtsX-like permease family protein, which translates to MMVWQFASRYFRAKKSTNAINIIAWVSVAAIAVGVGALIVILSVFNGFEGLVKSLYSSFYPAIRVAPASGKTILLTPAQLQQIAKTPGIAHYSEVVEEKAVLRYGDEPTIAILKGVDSNYNNVTDVKNNIVRGRFDTGDKEAYRAVLGLELEGALGVDVVHSLAPVTVYVPRRKVNAFVTPEDALNNGILYPAGTFAIQQEFNSKYVITNIDFLRKLLELSDNEMSALEIAASPGVDENQLKIKLQQLLGAGYKVQTRYEQNQSLYAIMQTEKWAVYVILSFIMIIAAFNMIGSLYMLVIEKQKDITILKAMGARKSLIMRIFLAEGLIIAGIGTLLGFVLGTAFCLLQQHFGIIKLEGTSFLVDAYPVSMHPQDFLLVFVTIIVIGVAASWYPAKRAAVAVITLKAT; encoded by the coding sequence ATGATGGTCTGGCAGTTTGCATCCCGTTACTTCCGCGCGAAAAAATCCACCAATGCAATTAATATTATTGCATGGGTAAGTGTAGCCGCGATTGCAGTAGGGGTAGGCGCCCTCATCGTGATTCTGAGTGTATTCAATGGTTTCGAGGGACTTGTAAAATCCCTGTATTCTTCTTTTTATCCGGCTATCAGGGTGGCGCCTGCCAGCGGTAAAACTATTTTGCTGACCCCTGCCCAATTACAGCAGATTGCCAAAACTCCCGGCATTGCCCACTACTCAGAGGTGGTGGAAGAAAAGGCAGTACTCCGCTACGGTGACGAGCCTACGATCGCTATCCTGAAGGGAGTGGATAGCAATTACAACAATGTCACAGACGTTAAGAACAATATTGTCCGTGGCCGGTTTGATACCGGCGACAAAGAGGCTTACCGGGCTGTTTTGGGGCTGGAACTGGAGGGTGCGCTGGGGGTAGATGTTGTACATAGCCTGGCTCCCGTTACGGTGTATGTGCCCCGCCGCAAGGTAAATGCCTTCGTGACACCGGAGGATGCCCTGAACAATGGAATCTTGTATCCGGCAGGTACCTTTGCTATCCAGCAGGAGTTTAACAGCAAGTATGTGATCACAAACATCGATTTCCTGCGTAAGTTGCTGGAATTGAGTGATAATGAAATGTCGGCCCTGGAAATAGCCGCCAGCCCCGGAGTAGACGAAAATCAGCTGAAAATCAAGCTGCAACAGCTGCTGGGCGCCGGTTATAAAGTACAAACCCGTTATGAGCAGAACCAATCTCTCTATGCCATTATGCAAACCGAGAAATGGGCGGTATATGTGATCCTTAGCTTTATCATGATCATAGCGGCGTTTAACATGATCGGCTCTTTATATATGCTGGTTATTGAGAAACAAAAAGATATTACGATCCTGAAGGCGATGGGTGCGCGTAAATCATTGATAATGCGGATCTTTTTAGCGGAAGGGTTAATAATTGCAGGTATTGGTACACTGCTGGGATTTGTGTTAGGTACTGCCTTTTGCCTGCTACAGCAGCATTTCGGGATCATTAAACTGGAGGGTACTTCCTTCCTGGTAGATGCTTACCCGGTAAGCATGCACCCGCAGGACTTTTTACTGGTATTTGTGACCATTATCGTAATAGGGGTGGCTGCCAGTTGGTACCCAGCCAAGAGAGCCGCTGTAGCGGTTATTACACTGAAAGCCACATAA